In Phyllopteryx taeniolatus isolate TA_2022b chromosome 1, UOR_Ptae_1.2, whole genome shotgun sequence, the following proteins share a genomic window:
- the gnat2 gene encoding guanine nucleotide-binding protein G(t) subunit alpha-2: protein MGAGASAEDKKSKELEKQLQEDADKDSKTVKLLLLGAGESGKSTIVKQMKILHQGGYTKEEQLEFRAIIYGNILQSALAIIRGMEILGIDFGSPSAQENAQKLQNLSDSIEEGTMPPELADVIQKLWKDSGVQSGFERAAEYQLNDSAGYYLNEMDRICKPDYLPTEQDVLRSRVKTTGIIEEQFSCKELHFRMFDVGGQRSERKKWIHCFEGVTCIIFCGALSAYDMVLVEDDEVNRMHESLHLFNSICNHRFFALTSIVLFLNKKDLFEDKIKKVHLSICFPDYNGTNTYDDASNYIKAQFEELNMKKGVKEIYSHLTCATDTKNVEIVFNAVTDIIIKENLKDCGLF from the exons ATGGGCGCTGGAGCGAGTGCCGAGGACAAAAAGTCCAAGGAATTGGAAAAGCAACTCCAAGAGGATGCCGACAAGGACTCGAAAACGGTCAAGCTTCTGCTGCTTG GTGCTGGTGAGTCGGGAAAAAGCACCATTGTCAAGCAAATGAA GATTCTGCATCAGGGTGGTTACACAAAAGAGGAACAGTTGGAGTTCAGAGCAATCATCTATGGCAACATCCTGCAGTCTGCCCTGGCTATCATCAGAGGcatggagattctgggaatcgATTTTGGTTCTCCCTCTGCACAG GAGAACGCACAGAAACTGCAGAACTTGTCCGACTCCATCGAGGAAGGCACGATGCCTCCCGAGCTGGCCGACGTCATCCAGAAGCTGTGGAAGGACTCCGGTGTGCAAAGCGGCTTCGAAAGAGCCGCCGAGTACCAACTCAACGACTCGGCCGGCTA CTACCTCAACGAAATGGACAGAATCTGCAAACCCGACTACCTCCCCACCGAGCAGGACGTGCTGCGATCTCGAGTCAAGACCACCGGTATCATTGAAGAACAGTTCTCCTGCAAAGAGCTGCACTTCCG GATGTTCGATGTGGGAGGCCAGAGGTCCGAGAGAAAGAAGTGGATCCACTGTTTCGAGGGCGTGACCTGCATCATTTTTTGCGGCGCCCTCAGCGCGTACGACATGGTGCTGGTAGAAGACGACGAAGTG AACCGAATGCACGAGTCCCTCCATTTATTCAACAGTATCTGCAACCACAGGTTCTTTGCGCTGACGTCAATCGTTCTGTTCCTCAACAAGAAGGATCTTTTTGAGGATAAGATCAAGAAGGTCCACCTGAGCATCTGCTTCCCGGACTACAATG GCACGAATACGTACGACGACGCCAGCAACTACATCAAGGCGCAGTTTGAGGAGCTGAACATGAAGAAGGGAGTGAAAGAAATCTACTCCCACTTGACCTGTGCCACAGACACAAAGAACGTTGAGATTGTGTTCAACGCCGTCACAGACATCATTATCAAGGAGAACCTTAAGGACTGCGGTCTCTTCTAA